A single genomic interval of Homo sapiens chromosome 7, GRCh38.p14 Primary Assembly harbors:
- the ATP6V1F gene encoding V-type proton ATPase subunit F isoform 2 (isoform 2 is encoded by transcript variant 2) has translation MAGRGKLIAVIGDEDTVTGFLLGGIGELNKNRHPNFLVVEKDTTINEIEDTFRSLGSLPGSVVEANPNQRDPPLWDEIDSRQFLNRDDIGIILINQYIAEMVRHALDAHQQSIPAVLEIPSKEHPYDAAKDSILRRARGMFTAEDLR, from the exons ATGGCGGGGAGGGGTAAGCTCATCGCAGTGATCGGAGACGAGGACACGGTGACTGGTTTCCTGCTGGGCGGCATAGGGGAGCTTAACAAGAACCGCCATCCCAATTTCCTGGTGGTGGAGAAGGATACAACCATCAATGAGATCGAAGACACTTTCCG TTCACTTGGAAGCCTTCCGGGCAGTGTTGTAGAAGCCAACCCTAATCAGCGTGACCCTCCGCTTTGGGATGAAATTGATTCTAG GCAATTTCTAAACCGGGATGACATTGGCATCATCCTCATCAACCAGTACATCGCAGAGATGGTGCGGCATGCCCTGGACGCCCACCAGCAGTCCATCCCCGCTGTCCTGGAGATCCCCTCCAAGGAGCACCCATATGACGCCGCCAAGGACTCCATCCTGCGCAGGGCCAGGGGCATGTTCACTGCCGAAGACCTGCGCTAG
- the ATP6V1F gene encoding V-type proton ATPase subunit F isoform 1 (isoform 1 is encoded by transcript variant 1): MAGRGKLIAVIGDEDTVTGFLLGGIGELNKNRHPNFLVVEKDTTINEIEDTFRQFLNRDDIGIILINQYIAEMVRHALDAHQQSIPAVLEIPSKEHPYDAAKDSILRRARGMFTAEDLR; the protein is encoded by the exons ATGGCGGGGAGGGGTAAGCTCATCGCAGTGATCGGAGACGAGGACACGGTGACTGGTTTCCTGCTGGGCGGCATAGGGGAGCTTAACAAGAACCGCCATCCCAATTTCCTGGTGGTGGAGAAGGATACAACCATCAATGAGATCGAAGACACTTTCCG GCAATTTCTAAACCGGGATGACATTGGCATCATCCTCATCAACCAGTACATCGCAGAGATGGTGCGGCATGCCCTGGACGCCCACCAGCAGTCCATCCCCGCTGTCCTGGAGATCCCCTCCAAGGAGCACCCATATGACGCCGCCAAGGACTCCATCCTGCGCAGGGCCAGGGGCATGTTCACTGCCGAAGACCTGCGCTAG
- the SPMIP1 gene encoding protein SPMIP1 has protein sequence MSRQLNIDALRQNFWKEEYLREKMLRCEWYRKYGSMVKAKQKAKAAARLPLKLPTLHPKAPLSPPPAPKSAPSKVPSPVPEAPFQSEMYPVPPITRALLYEGISHDFQGRYRYLNTRKLDMPETRYLFPITTSFTYGWQLGPPVKQELVSCKMCRIESFFRKNGAFALLDPRDLAL, from the exons ATGTCACGGCAGCTCAACATAGACGCGTTACGGCAGAACTTCTGGAAGGAGGAATATCTGAGGGAAAAGATGTTGCGCTGTGAATGGTACCGCAAGTATGGGTCGATGGTGAAGGCCAAGCAGAAGGCTAAGGCTGCAGCCCGCCTGCCCCTCAAACTGCCCACCCTGCACCCCAAAGCCCCACTCTCACCCCCACCCGCCCCCAAGTCAGCCCCTTCCAAGGTGCCCAGCCCTGTCCCAGAGGCGCCTTTTCAGTCGGAAATGTACCCGGTACCACCTATCACCCGAGCCCTGCTGTATGAAGGCATCTCCCACGACTTCCAGGGGCGGTACCGCTACCTCAACACTCGAAAACTGGACATGCCAGAGACGCGATACCTCTTCCCCATCACCACCAGCTTCACGTATGGCTGGCAGCTGG GCCCCCCAGTGAAGCAAGAACTGGTCTCCTGCAAGATGTGCCGCATTGAGTCATTCTTCCGCAAGAACGGGGCCTTCGCACTGCTTGATCCCCGAGACCTGGCCCTCTGA